The Candidatus Binatia bacterium genomic sequence CAGCCCGGCACTGTTGCTCCGATCAAATGCGCCGGACCCGTATGCGAGGCTGGGAAAGCGCACCTTTCTGCAGATTCACAACTATTCGATCGCCATCATGCCGGAGCTGGTCGATGCCTACGTCGGCGCACCTCAATCCGTGCATTCGGACCAGTTTCTCTGGCGTGACGGTGTGACGGGCCGCGCCGGCTACCACATTGAAGCGGTCGGCACCCAGCCGGCAGGAACCATGAATTTCCGCAAAAGTATCGGTCCGGAACTGGCTCAGGCGGCAAGCCAGTATCGGCGTACGCACATCCTGGTGTCGCAGATCCGTGATGGATTCAGCGAGGCGAGTCCGGGTGGGACGGTGACGCTGCGCAGCGACCGCCGCGGCCTGCTCGACTACCCGATCACAGAGTATATCCGGGATGGCATCCGCAGCTCATATCTGTCCATGGCCGAGTGCCAGTTCGCCGCCGGTGCGGCCACGGTCATGCCGGCCAACATGGACGCACAGCCCTACACAACCTGGGCGGAAGCGCGTGCGGCGATCGCGAGTTTGTCGCTGCGCTCGCCGAACACCGTGGTGAATTCCACCCACCCGCTGGGCGGCTGCGCCATGGGTGAAGATCCACACGTCTCAGTGGTCAACAGTGACGGCTGGTATCACCACCTCCGGAACCTGGCGGTCATCGACGGATCGACCTTTCCGACCAGCGTGGGTGTCAACCCGGGCCTGTCCATCTATGCCCTTGCGGCGCGCCAAGCCACGACACTCGTCGCCGCCTTGGGGCGGACCGTGCCGGAGGAGTATCGAGTCGGATGACCCACGAGGAAGTCCTCTCTCAGCTGACCGGTCCGGGGGGCCCGTTCGAGCTCACGTTCGAAAACGTTCGCGGCCTGCCGATGAAAAACTTCGCCGGGCGCCAGCGATCGCTGCGCGAGAAGGTGGAGACCGCCGGCAACTATGGCGACCGTGAGTTTCTGGTCCAGGGCTCCCGGCGCATCACGTACGGTGAGTTCCGGCGCTTGGTGTGGGGGACGGCACGCCGGCTCAAGGCGCTCGGGTTCCGGCGCGGTGATCGGCTGGCCATCCTGGCCCAGAATA encodes the following:
- a CDS encoding GMC family oxidoreductase, with translation MTHEIYTGSRLEADLTLAGDVVIVGTGAGGGVCAEILARSGFRVVMVEEGAYWTARDFTLREVPSFARFYFEGGVRQTKDKGIGVMQGRAVGGSTTVNWTSSVRTPSQTLRYWTDTYGLKGFTPEAMAPWFEVMEQRLNVHPWTAHNENNALLARGAATLGWRYEALPRNVKDCPGLGYCGLGCPIDAKQSMLVTTIPTALDHGAVLLTRVRADQVDIRGDRVFGITGVALDDRGVRLTGRRVRIDAPFVIVAGAAINSPALLLRSNAPDPYARLGKRTFLQIHNYSIAIMPELVDAYVGAPQSVHSDQFLWRDGVTGRAGYHIEAVGTQPAGTMNFRKSIGPELAQAASQYRRTHILVSQIRDGFSEASPGGTVTLRSDRRGLLDYPITEYIRDGIRSSYLSMAECQFAAGAATVMPANMDAQPYTTWAEARAAIASLSLRSPNTVVNSTHPLGGCAMGEDPHVSVVNSDGWYHHLRNLAVIDGSTFPTSVGVNPGLSIYALAARQATTLVAALGRTVPEEYRVG